Genomic window (Candidatus Dormiibacterota bacterium):
GCGCACCACCCACGCGACCACGGCGAGGGCGGCGACCGGCAGGATCGTGACCGCGACCAGCAGGCCCCCGGCGATCAGCTGGAGCGCGTTCCCCGCGCCGGTGCGCAGCGCGTGGAGCAGGGCGGGCTCGCTCGGGTCGGGCGGGGCGACCGCCGGCCTGGCGTCCTTCTCGGCGAGGCCGATGCTCGCGGTGGCGAGGTCGACGCGGGCGTTGACGGCATTGAGGGCGCCCTGCTCCTGGTCGACCTCGAGCTGGACCTGGGCGATCTGCTGCTCCAGCGAGGCCACCTCCGCGATCGAGCCGGTGCGGTCGCGCAGCCGCTCCAGCGCGGTGCGGTGGGCGATCGACGCCGCCAGCCGGGCGCCGAGGTCGACGGTCTCGGCGGTGTGGTCCTGGCTGCCGTAGTTGAGCGCGGACACGGTGAAGGTGGAGGGCAGGCCTCCGATCAGCTCGCTGAGGTGGGCGGCGGGCACCTTGACGGTGACCGCGCCCGAGGAGATCCGGCCGGTCGAGTCCGGGGTGGTGGTGGACTCGACGACGAAGCCGCCAAGCCCCGTGGCCCGGTTCACCACCGCGTCGAAGGCGTCGAGGAAGCCGCCGTGGGGCACGACGTACCGGGCGTTCACGGTGCGCTCGACCCGCCCCTGGGCGGTGCCGAGGTTGGCGGGGAGCGACGCGGGGCCGGGCCCGCTCGCCGCCGTTCCGGAGCCGGCCGTGGACTTGCCGGCGAGGGCGGCCGAGTCCTGGGCCGCCGAGGCCGGGCCCTGCTGGGGTGCGGGGACGGGGGCGTATGCGGGGGCCCGGGGGGCGGATCCCTGGGCGTTGGCGAGCCCGGCGGTGCTGGAGCCCGGCGCCGCCGCGTCTCCGCAGGCGGCGGCGAGCAGGGCACAGCAGGCGAGGAGCAGGCAGCGGATGGTGCGGCCGGGCATGGATGGGTCCCCCTCTGGTCCTTCGGTCGACCATATCGACGCGGCGGGGGGCCCGCGGGTTCCCGACGTCAGCTGGGGCGGGGGTGCACGGGGTCGGCGTCGCCGACGGGGTCAGGCCGCCCTCGCCGCCATCTCATCGCCCATCCGCTGCTGGATGCGCTCCTGCACGTCGAAGAGCACGTCGAGGACGCGGGCCGGCCGCGGCTGGGTGCCCATGGTGCGGGCGAGGCGGCGGCTGTGGCGGCGCACGAACCGGCGGATCTCGGTCACCAGCGGCTCGGGCGCGGTGCCGTGGTCGAGCTCGACGAGGTCCTCCATCGCTGCCGCGTAGGCCTCGGCGCGGGTCAGCTCGGCGCGGGCGGCGATCCGCTCCTCACGAGCGCGCTCGTCGGCGCGGGCGGCCCGCTCCATCTCCCGGACGGCATCCCTCAGCATCGGCCCTCTCCCTCCATCTTGTTCCGCGGCCGGACCCGTTCCCCGGCCGATCGATCAGCGAAGTGTGATAGCACAGTGCACACTATAAGCCATAGCGTGACTGATGGTAAAGAGGGTCGTCAGGTCGACGGCAGCCGCCGGTTCGCATACTCCCGGATGCGGGATCAGCGGGGGAGGAGCCATGGAGGGGCACGGGGGGCATGTCGCCGCCGAGGTGCTGCGGCGGCGCGGCGTCGACACGGTGTTCACCCTCTCGGGGGGCCACCTGTTTCCGATCTACGACGGCCTGGTCGAGCGCGGCATCCGCCTCGTCGACACCCGCCAGGAGCAGACCGCGGCGTTCGCCGCCGAGGGCTGGTCGAAGCTGACCCGGCGCCTGGGGGTGGCCATGGTCACCGCCGGCCCGGGAGTCACCAATGCGATGAGCGCGATCGCCGGCGCCCACCTCGCCGGATCGCCACTGATGGTGCTCGGCGGCCGTGCCCCGGAGGCACGCTGGGGCAGCGGCTCGCTCCAGGAGCTCGACCACCTGCCCCTGGTGGCGAGCATCTGCCGGCGGGCCGCCACCGCGACCTCGCCCGCCACCCTCGCCGCCGAGGTCGAGGCCACCGCCGCCGCCGCGCTCACCGCCCACCGGGGGCCCGCCTTCCTCGACGTGCCCCTCGACGTCCTCCTCTCCACCACCGACCCCGCCCTGCCCGAGCCGGTGGTCGCCGAGCGTCCCGCGCCCGATCCCGACGCCGTCGCCAGGGTGGCCGACCTCCTCCTCGCCGCCGAGCGGCCGGTGCTCATCGCCGGCTCCGACCTCTACTGGGACGGCGGCGAGGCGGCGCTGGTGCGCTGCGCCGAGGCGCTGGGCCTGCCCGTCTTCACCAGCGGGCTGGCTCGCGGGACCATCCCCGGTGACCACCCCCTCGCCCTCGCCCGCTGCCGCGGCCGCGCCCTCGCCGAGGCCGACCTCGTGGTCGCCGCGGGCGTGCCCCTCGACTTCCGGCTGAGGTTCGGCGAGCTGGGGGCGGCGAGGGTGGTCCACCTCTGCGACAGCCCCGGGCAGGTGGCCCGGCACGTGACCCCGGCGGCGTCGGCAGCGGGCGACCTCGGCGCCATCCTCGACCTGGTGGTGGCCGCCGCCGAGCGCCGCGGGGCGCGGCCCTGCCGCACCGGCTGGCTGGGACGGCTCGGCGACGAGGAGGCGGCACTGCGGGCGCGCGAGACCGCCGAGCTGGAGGCGGAGGCCTCGCCGATCCGCCCCGGACGCATCTACGGCGAGCTGCGCCGCCGCCTCGACCGCGACGCCGTGGTCATCGGCGACGGCGGCGACTTCGTCTCCTACGCCGGCCGGCTGCTCGACACCTTCCAGCCCGGCTGCTTCCTCGACCCCGGGCCCTACGGGTGCCTCGGCACCGGCGCCGGCTACGCGATCGCGGCGCGGCTCGCCCACCCCGACCGCCAGGTCGTGCTGCTCCTCGGCGACGGCGCCGCCGGCTTCTCGCTGCTCGACGTCGACACCCTGGTGCGGTTCAACCTCCCTGTTGTGGTCATCGTGGGCAACAACAACGGATGGGGCCTGGAGAGGTCGGCGATGCAGCAGTGGTTCGGCTACCACGTCGCCGCCGAGCTGCGCCCCGGCACCCGCTACGACGAGGTGGTGCACGCCCTCGGCGGCCACGGCGAGCTGGTCACCGAGAGCGCCTGCATCGGCCCGGCGATCGACCGCGCATTCGCCGCCGGCGTGCCCGCTCTGGTCAACGTGCTCACCGATCCTGACGACGTGTACCCGCGGCGCACCGCGCTCGGATAGTCAGAACGGCGGGTCCGCGGGTTCTTCAGCGTCCCGAAAGGGGCGTCATCGCATACTGAGGCGCGGGCAGAACGTGTCCAACACCGCGACGACGCCTGATGTCCTGAAAGGGAGAACCGCCTCATGCGCTCCGAGATGTTGATGACCGAGAACCGGCCCCGGGAGGCCGCAACCGGCGACCACCGCCTCACCGCACGTGCGGTCGCCGTGGTCGCGCTCGGTGCGGTTGCCTTGATCCATCTGATCGACGCGCCGAGTAAGTTCCAGGAGACGCCATATGTGGGAGCGCTGTACGTCGCGCTGATGGCGGGTGCCCTGCTCGCCGCCGCGATCCTCCTCCGCCGCGATGACCGTCGAACCTGGGCGGCGGTCGTGGCGCTCAACGGCGGCGCGATCGTCGCCTATGCGCTCTCCCGGACCACCGGCCTGCCCCTGTCGAGCGGCGACATCGGCCACTGGGGCGAACCGCTGGGCATGGCCGCCCTCTTCGTCGAGGGGGTGCTGGTCGTCCTCGCCGCGAGCAGCCTCAACGAGGTCTGAGCGCGACGTCGAGGACGGAGCAGCCCGAGCGAACTCAGGCTTCGACCAGCTCCGGCGAGGGCGTCATCAGGTGGTGGTGCTCTGCGAGGTACTCGCGGAGGGCGATCAGGGCGGCGATGCCGTCGCCGACGGCGGAGCCGAGCTGCTTGGTCGAGCCCTGGCGGGCGTCGCCGGCGGCGAAGATGCCGCCCTGGCTGGTGCGGAAGCGGCCGTCGGTGCGGATGAAGCCGCGCTCGTCGAGGTCGACGAGGCCGCGCAGGAAGCCGGTGTTGGGGTCGAGCCCGATGAAGACGAAGGCGGCGGCGGGCTGGAGCACGGTCTCGTCCCCGCTGGCCCGGTCGCGGATCACCACCTCGGAGAGCCGGTGGTCGCCGCGCAGCTCCTTCACCTCGCTCCCGAGGTGGACGGCGAAGCGTGGATCGTCGGTCACCCGGTCGACCAGCAGCCGTGAGGCGGTGAGCTCGGGCTCGCGCTGGACGATGTGGACCTTCTTCGTGAACTGGGTGAGGAACACCCCCTCCTCGAGCGCGGAGTTACCCCCGCCGACCACCACCAGCTCGTCGCTGCCGCGGTAGAAGGGGCCGTCGCAGGTGGCGCAGAAATGGACGCCGGCGCCGATCAGGTCGTCCTCGCCGGGGACACCGAGGCGGCGGTAGGTCGATCCCGGGGCGGCGAGCACGGCGTGGGCGGCGATCCGCTGCCCCGAGCCCAGCCGGAGGCAGAGGTCGTCGCCGTCGCGGTCGATCGCCTCGACACCGACCGCGGAGAGCAGCTCGACCCCGTAGCGGCGGGCCTGGGCGATGAAGCGGTCGGCGAGCTCGCCCCCGCCCACGCCCTCGGGGAAGCCGGGATAGTTGTCGATGCGCTCGGTCACCCCGGCCTGGCCGCCGAGGGCGCTGCGATCGACGACGATCGCGTCGATGCCCTCGCGGGCGGCGTAGATCGCCGCCGCCAGGCCGGCCGGGCCGCCGCCGACGATGGCCAGGTCGTAGAAGGGACGCTGGGCCTCGAGGGTCAGCCCCAGCCGCCCGGCCAGCTCCTCGTTGGAGGGGTCGATGAGGGGATCGCCGTCCCTGAACACGACCGTGGGGATGGTGCGGCCGCCCTTCTGCAGCTCCTCGACGATCCGCAGCCCCTCGGCGTCCTGGTCGATGTCGACCCAGTCGTAGGCGACCCGCTGCTCGCCGAGGAACTTCTTCGCACGCCGGCAGTCGGGGCACCACGGCGCCCCGTAGACGGTCACCTCGGCCATGTCGAGCCTC
Coding sequences:
- a CDS encoding DUF4349 domain-containing protein, which codes for MPGRTIRCLLLACCALLAAACGDAAAPGSSTAGLANAQGSAPRAPAYAPVPAPQQGPASAAQDSAALAGKSTAGSGTAASGPGPASLPANLGTAQGRVERTVNARYVVPHGGFLDAFDAVVNRATGLGGFVVESTTTPDSTGRISSGAVTVKVPAAHLSELIGGLPSTFTVSALNYGSQDHTAETVDLGARLAASIAHRTALERLRDRTGSIAEVASLEQQIAQVQLEVDQEQGALNAVNARVDLATASIGLAEKDARPAVAPPDPSEPALLHALRTGAGNALQLIAGGLLVAVTILPVAALAVVAWVVRRRLRRLPDVRPPAA
- a CDS encoding acetolactate synthase, producing the protein MEGHGGHVAAEVLRRRGVDTVFTLSGGHLFPIYDGLVERGIRLVDTRQEQTAAFAAEGWSKLTRRLGVAMVTAGPGVTNAMSAIAGAHLAGSPLMVLGGRAPEARWGSGSLQELDHLPLVASICRRAATATSPATLAAEVEATAAAALTAHRGPAFLDVPLDVLLSTTDPALPEPVVAERPAPDPDAVARVADLLLAAERPVLIAGSDLYWDGGEAALVRCAEALGLPVFTSGLARGTIPGDHPLALARCRGRALAEADLVVAAGVPLDFRLRFGELGAARVVHLCDSPGQVARHVTPAASAAGDLGAILDLVVAAAERRGARPCRTGWLGRLGDEEAALRARETAELEAEASPIRPGRIYGELRRRLDRDAVVIGDGGDFVSYAGRLLDTFQPGCFLDPGPYGCLGTGAGYAIAARLAHPDRQVVLLLGDGAAGFSLLDVDTLVRFNLPVVVIVGNNNGWGLERSAMQQWFGYHVAAELRPGTRYDEVVHALGGHGELVTESACIGPAIDRAFAAGVPALVNVLTDPDDVYPRRTALG
- a CDS encoding FAD-dependent oxidoreductase produces the protein MAEVTVYGAPWCPDCRRAKKFLGEQRVAYDWVDIDQDAEGLRIVEELQKGGRTIPTVVFRDGDPLIDPSNEELAGRLGLTLEAQRPFYDLAIVGGGPAGLAAAIYAAREGIDAIVVDRSALGGQAGVTERIDNYPGFPEGVGGGELADRFIAQARRYGVELLSAVGVEAIDRDGDDLCLRLGSGQRIAAHAVLAAPGSTYRRLGVPGEDDLIGAGVHFCATCDGPFYRGSDELVVVGGGNSALEEGVFLTQFTKKVHIVQREPELTASRLLVDRVTDDPRFAVHLGSEVKELRGDHRLSEVVIRDRASGDETVLQPAAAFVFIGLDPNTGFLRGLVDLDERGFIRTDGRFRTSQGGIFAAGDARQGSTKQLGSAVGDGIAALIALREYLAEHHHLMTPSPELVEA